A part of Azospirillum thermophilum genomic DNA contains:
- a CDS encoding GNAT family N-acetyltransferase, whose product MLVRDSRPEDMEAARAIYAHHVLTGLASFEETPPDRAELVRRREDVLARGLPYLVAELDGRVVGFAYAGPYRLRSAYRFAVEDSIYVDPALVGQGVGRALLTALIDRTTAAGFRQMIAVIGDSANSGSIALHGRCGFRQVGVLQAVGFKFGRWVDSILMQRPLGDGDASLPPD is encoded by the coding sequence ATGCTGGTGCGGGACAGCCGTCCGGAAGATATGGAGGCCGCTCGGGCCATCTACGCCCATCATGTGCTGACCGGTCTGGCGTCCTTCGAGGAGACGCCTCCCGACCGCGCTGAACTCGTCCGTCGCCGGGAGGACGTGCTGGCTCGTGGCCTGCCGTATCTGGTGGCCGAACTGGACGGGCGGGTCGTCGGCTTCGCCTATGCCGGCCCCTACCGGCTGCGCAGCGCCTATCGCTTCGCGGTGGAGGACTCGATCTATGTCGATCCGGCCCTGGTGGGGCAGGGCGTCGGACGCGCGCTGCTGACGGCCCTGATCGACCGGACGACCGCGGCCGGGTTCCGTCAGATGATCGCGGTCATCGGTGACAGCGCCAACTCGGGATCCATCGCTCTGCATGGGCGCTGCGGCTTCCGGCAGGTCGGAGTGCTGCAGGCGGTGGGTTTCAAGTTCGGCCGCTGGGTCGACAGCATCCTCATGCAGCGCCCCCTCGGCGATGGAGATGCCTCGCTGCCGCCGGACTGA